CGACTTCGACGAAATCGGCGAGCGTGCCGAGCGCGTTGATGCGCGCCGCCTGCTCAGGCGACAGCACCTGCTGCACGGTGTCCGAGTAATAGGCGTGGTGCGCGTCAAGGTCTTCGAGCGAGCGCAGGCGGTGTTCGGCGGCGGCGCGCTCGTCGTGCGTGCCTTGCAACTCGTCGCGCCGCCGGTTGACCTGATTGCGAATCGTCAGCAAGTTGGCGGCGCGCTCGGCAATGTGCGCCGTCAGCTCCGTCAGCCGCGATTGGTCGCGCTCGACTTCAGTGCCGACGCGCTGATGTTCGTTTTCGGCCTCATCGTGTCGAGCGGCGGCGCGCTCCTGCTCGCCGCGCAGGTTGTTCTGCTTGAGGTCGAGCTTGCGCAAAGCGTCGTCGAGGCTGGCGCTCAAGTTCTTGAGCCGCTCGGTGACGCCGATCTCGGTCAGCATGCGCTGGCGCAGTTGCTCGATCTCGCCTTCGGCTTCGCGCACATGCGCCAGTTCCTGTTGATAGGCGGTCTCGTGCGCCAGCAAATCGGCCTGCTCCGCGACCAGCTCGCTCTCAAGCGTTCGCATCGCCCGCGAGCGGGTTTGTGAGCTTTCTTCCAGCCCCCCGAGCCGCGATTCCAGCCCCTGTTGATCGCGATCCAGCTCGGCAATACGCGTATTCAACTCGCCGAGTTGCTGTTCTTCAAAGGCGCGACGGTTACGCGCCCGGTCGGCTTCGAGCTCGATGGCCGCGGCCTGCTCGCGCAACCCTGTCAGGTGGTCTTCGGCGTTGCGGGCTTCGCTGGCGACGGCGCGATGCTCGGTCTCATGTTCGACAAGCTGGCTGTCGAGCGCGCCCTTGTTGGTCTCAATCGCTTCCAGCTCGCGGGCCACCCGCTCGATTGATTCGTTGAGGCGGTAATAATCGGCGGTGAAGACGACCTTGAGCAGCGCCCGCATCTCTTCGCGCAAGCGGCGATAGCGGCGAGCTTTCTGCGCCTGGCGCTTCAGGCTGTTCACCTGGCGCTCGACTTCGCTGATGATGTCGTTGAGCCGCGTCAGGTTCTGCTTGGCCGATTCCAGCTTCAACTCGACGGCGCGCTTGCGCGACTTGAACTTGGTGATGCCGGCGGCCTCTTCGATGAGGGCGCGGCGGTCGAGCGGCTTGGACGAAAGAATTTGGCCGATACGCCCCTGCTCGATAATGGCGTAATGCGCGCCGCCCAGACCCGTGCCGGCAAACAGGTCTTGAATGTCGCGCAGCAAACAGGGGCGCCCGTTCATCAGGTATTCGCTATCGCCCGTGCGGTAGAGGCGGCGACCGACGGTGACGCGCTCGCCGGCAGAGATGGCAATCTTCGTGCGCTTGCGCTTCTGGTATTTGCGCGCCTGTTCGCGCTTGCTTTGTAGCGCGGCGTCCGCGGCGTCGGCTTGCGCTTGATGATCGCCGGCCGCTTCCTGCTCGGCGCTTGCCGCCTCAGTCGGCAGAGCGTTTTCGGCGGGCGCCGGCGCTTCGGCAGCCGGTTCGCCCTGTCGAGTTTCGGCGACCAGAGCGCGCGCCGCCGCCGCCGCTTGCTCGGCTTTCGAAACCACGGCGTCGTACTCGTCTTCTTCTTCTTTACCGGGTTCGGTGTCGCGCGCCGCGATGTCTTCGATGGCGACCATCGTAAGCAGCACTTCGGCCATGCCCTGCGGCTTGCGGTCGCGCGTGCCGTTGAAGATGACGTCTTCCATTTTGCCGCCGCGCAGGTTCTTGGCCGACTGCTCGCCGAGCACCCATGATATGGATTCCGCGACGTTTGATTTTCCGCAGCCATTCGGGCCGACGACACCGGTGATGCCTTCGCCGAAGACCAGCGCGGTCTTGTCGGCGAACGATTTGAAACCGTGAATTTCGAGTTTTTCGAGTCTAAACATCCGCTGCTCCGTGATCGCGTGCGACCACAATTAATTGAGTCCGTCTATAAATCAGCCACACTATAGTGTTGTCGAATTGGCGCTGTCAAATCAGAGCACGAGGCAAAATCTCGCGGGCGATTGGCGCATGACCTGCTGACCATCGGGAGAATCATTTTATCCCGCCGCCGCCGCTATCGGCAACAAACATCTGAGATCGATCCGGCGCGCATTTGAACCGCAGAATGCCGCCGAGTAAAATCGCCGCCAGCATCTCATCGTTTCGGAGGTTGGCTATGAAGATTGCCCTGGCATCACCACGCATCGCCGCGACCGTGGATGATGGCTTAGAGAAGATCAAGCGCTTGCTGGCGGAAGCGGCGGACGGGGGCGCAGAGATCGTCTGTTTCCCGGAAGCCTATCTCCCAGGTCTGCGCGGACAGGATTTTGAAGTGCCGCCCTTTGACCTTTCGCAGCAAGAACGCGCGCTGCGGGCGGTGGCGCAGTGGGCAGCAATCTATCGCGTGGCGACGATCCTCTGCATGGAACGGGTTATCGAGGCGGGCCGGCAGATAGCCGCTTTCGTCATTGACGCTCGCGGCGAGGTGCAAGGATACCAGACCAAGAATCAACTCGACCCGAGTGAAGATCGTTTCTATGTGCCCGGCCATACACGGCAGCTCTTCGCGGTCAATGGCCTGAAGTTTGGCGTGGCGATCTGCCATGAAGGCTGGCGCTATCCTGAGACGGTGCGCTGGGCGGCGACGCGCGGCGCCAAAATCGTCTTTCATCCGCAGCACACCGGCGGCGAGCAAGCCGGCGTCCGTCTGAGCGAATGGGGCGCAGCCGGCTCACCTTACTACGAGAAGGCGATGATGATGCGCAGCATCGAGAACACGATCTATTTTGCCAGCGTCAATTATGCTTTACGCTTTCAGGAATCGGCGACCAGTCTGATCGCCCCGTCGGGCCTGTGCCAGGCGCACTTGCCTTATGGCGAAGAAGGCGTGCTGGTCGCGGCGATCAATGTTGAGGAAGCGACGGGTCTGCTGGCCGCTCGATACGCCCCCGAGCGTTATCAAGAGGTCACATCAGAGTGAGCGATCATTCAAGATTTTCCATCATTCGCAGCCGCCGGCACGGAGAGGTAATAGCCGACACTGGACATGTTCTCTATAGCGATTCCGAATGGCGCGAGCTTCTGGCGCATGCGAGAGATGTGGACGCGAAGCGTAGCCCGATTCAGCGGCTCATGATTTCCCCACGCCGATTGCCAGAGGTCGCATGACTTCACCAGGCGACCGGGATTTCTTGCGAGCCGCGATAGAAGTAGAAAATCTTTAAGCGGAAGCAAAACGCGCTTTCCGCCACAGGCGACATAGTAGTTGTCGTGCTCGACGCGCAGAAGCCCATCATCATGAACATCGTCTTCCCAATGAACATCGTGTTGCCGATCCGCTGGCTTCGACTGATCCGCCTGACTCCGTGATTACCGATATCTGCATGCCGAAAGTCAATGGCCTTGAGCTTATCAGGCAGATGAAAGCGCAACCGACGCTCAAGCGCGTGCCGATCATCGTCATCAGCTCCGCCGAGCCCCGTGATCTGCGACAGGCGATTGATCTGGGGGCGCGGGCCGCGCTCCCCAAGCCCGTTGAATACATAGACCTGCTCGATTGTCTCCGCGACTGCCTCGCGCCCGGCTATGAGACAAGGCGGCGGGTGAGAAGAGGCGCGCTTTCCAGGGCAGCCTGGGAACGTCGGTTTTCGTGATTGGCAAAGCCCTCGAACCGACGCCTCGCTATCGGGGCGATTTTCCATTCGGTGAGGCGGCGGGTGTAGAGGCGAGCGGCAGTGTGAAGGTGAAGCGCGAGCCATGACCCAGCTCGCTGCGGACGCTGATCTCGCCGCCGTGCGCCTGCACCAGATGCTTGACGATGGCTAGCCCAAGCCCGGTGCCTTCGGTGCGCCGCGAGCGCGATTTGTCGGCGCGATACAGCCGCTCGAAGATGCGCGGCAAGTCCTGTGCGGCGATGCCAACGCCAGTGTCTTCGATGTGAATCATCGCCCGCCCGTTCTGCTGCTCGGTGTTGATGGTCACGCGGCCTTCGGGGCGGTTGAACTTGATGGCGTTGTCAATCAGGTTATAGAGAATCTGTTCGAGCCGGGCGCGGTCGGCCATCACCAACAGGTCATCAGGCACCTCGATGTTGACCGCAATGCCTGCCGCGCCGCGCCGCGCTTCGGCCAACGACAGCACATCGCCCAGCACGCCGCGCAAACGCACCGGGCGCGGCTCAAGCGTCACCTTACCCGATTCAATCGCCGACAGGTCAGAGATGTCAGAGATCAGCTCGCTCATGCGCGCCGCATGCTTGTGGAGCCTTTCGAGGAAGCGGACGTTATGGTCGCGGTCGTCAATCGCGCCGTCGAGCAGCGTCTCTGAGTAAGCGAGGATGGCGGTTAGCGGCGTGCGCAGCTCGTGCGAGAGGTTGGCGAAGAACTCGCGGCGCACGCGCTCCAGGCGCTGAAGCTCGGTGATGTCGAAGAAGACGCCGACGGTCAGGGAATCGTTCAACGGCGTGACATTCAATTGATAGCTGCGGCCTCCGACCTGGGCCATCTCGATGAGCGTTTCGACCGCCGCGTGCTGATCGAGCGCCTGACGAAATGCCTGATGAATCAGCGGGTCGCGCGTCGCTTCGATCAAGCGCAGGGGAGACGCGGAGACGCGGAGACGCGGAGACGCGGAGACGGTCGTTCGGTGATCGTCTGCCTCTTCTTTCCCCGCGTCTCCGCGTCTCCGCGTCTCCGCGTCCCTGGAAGGCAGCTTCACGACGCGGGTCGCCGCGTCATTGTAAAGCACGATGCGCAGGTCGCGGTCAACGATCAACACGCCTTCGCGCATGGTCGCCAGTACGCCTGCCAGCAGATGATTGGTCTCTTCGCTCATCCGTGTCTGCCGCTCGATTTCAGCCAGCGCCGCGCCGTAGCGCGACAGCGCATAGCGCGAGACAACATAGGTCAGCGCCGCGACCACGACCACCGTGACGACGTGCGACACGACGACCGACATGCGCGGGAACATCAGCGTCTTGATCGTCTCGTAGGCGACGAATAAGCCGAACGCCGCCAGCGTCGCCAGCCATATTCGTCGGTCAAGGTCTTTCATATTTTGGATTTTGGATTTTAGATTAGCGGACTGAAGCAGCACCCGTCCGTATGGGTTCTTCAATCCAAAATCGCCGGCGCGTAGCGCCAAGCCATGAAAATCTAAAATTCATTCGCCGTGCTTGCGGTTGTCTACCATGCGATAGCCGACGCCGGTGACGGTTTCGATGATCTGCGGGTCGCCGAGCTTCTGGCGCAAGCGGCGAATGTGAACGTCGAGGGTGCGCGAGTCGCCATAGTAAGTCATGCCCCAAACGCGGTCGAGCAGGGCTTCGCGCGTCATGACGCGGCCCGCGTTGCGCGCCAGCTCCGCCAGCAACGCAAACTCTTTGCGCGTCAATCGCACATCGCGGCCCTGACAGGTGACGCTGAAGGTCGCCGGGTCTATGCGCAGGCGGCCATCATCGAAGACCGGGCGCGCCGGCTCCAGCCCATCGGCGCGGCGCAGCACGGCGTTGACGCGGGCCACCAGCTCGCGCATGCTGAACGGCTTGGTGATGTAATCGTCGGCGCCGAGATTGAGGCCGAGAACTTTGTCGGACTCGTCTGTACGCGCTGTCAAAATCAGGATCGGCAGGCGCGCCGTCGCCGCCTCAGCGCGCAAACGGCGGCAGATTTCCAGGCCGCTCATGTGCGGCAGGTTCAGATCGAGCAGCACCAGGCTGGGTGGGCGTTCGAGGATCAGGTCGAGCGCCTCTTCGCCGGTCGCCGCGACCCGCACACGGAAGCTCTCGCGCTCAAGGTTATAGCGGATCGAATCGGCGATGTCTTCGTCGTCTTCGACGATGACGATGCTGCGGGGTCGAGGTTCTTCCATTACGGCTACCATATCGTGTGCTTGATCACCTGGCCGCGCGCCATATAGACGATTTGTTCGCAGATGTTGGTCACGTAATCGGCGATGCGCTCAAGGTGCTTTAAGACAAAAAGCCATTGCGCGCCGCGCGTCACCGCCGCCGGGTTGCGCATCATCGCTTCGATGACTCCGGCGTAAAGCTGATCGTAGAGGCTGTCGACTTCGTCGTCGCGGGCAATCGTCGTTTGCGCGCGCTCGGGATCGCCCGACGTGAAGGCATCCAGCCCGGCGACCAGCATCTCTTGCACGATGCGGCCCATCTTCGAGATGTCGAGCTGTGCTTCAAGCTCCGGCTCATCGTTCAGGGCGAGCGCGTGCTTGGCGAGATTGACCGCGTGATCGGCGATGCGCTCGATGGTCGGCGCGGTGCGCGCTGCCGAAACCACGAAGCGCAGGTCGCCCGCCGCCGGCTGCTTGAGCACGAGAATGTCAACGCAGAGCTGATCGATCTCCACCTCCATGCGGTCAATGGCGTCGTCTTCGCGGATGACGCGCTCGGCCAGCTCCGAGTCGCGCTCGACCAGCGCCCGCAAAGCCAGCAGAATGGCTTTCTCGGCCGCGCCGCCCATCATCAGCAGCCGCTCGCGCAGCAGATTCAGATTGTCTTCGATCAATCGTTTATGCATATCTCAGTTGCCAGTTGCCAGTTGCCAGTTCTCAGTTTCCGGCCTGGTCCGAGTCATCGCGTAGTGCGAAGCTCCCCGCTGGCAACTGGCAACTGAGAATGGCAACTGTTTCATCCGAATCGCCCGGTGATGTAATCTTCGGTCATGCGCTTGTCGGGCCGGGTGAACATCTTTTCCGTGGTGTTGAACTCGATCATCTCGCCGAGCCAGAAGAGCGCCGTCATGTCCGATACGCGGGCCGCCTGCTGCATATTGTGCGTGACGATGACGATGGTGTAGCGCTCCTTTAATTCGCTGATCAACTCTTCGATCTTCTGCGTGGCGATGGGGTCGAGCGCCGAAGTCGGCTCGTCCATCAACAGCACGTCCGGCTCGACCGCCAGCGCCCGCGCGATGCAGACGCGCTGCTGCTGGCCGCCCGACAGCCCGAGCGCCGATTGCTTCAAGCGGTCTTTCACTTCGTCCCACAACGCCGCCGCTTTCAAGCTGGCTTCGACGCGACCCGCAAGCTCGGACTTCGAGCCGGTCATGCGGTTTATTCTAAGCCCGTAGGCGACATTATCAAAGATCGAGCGCGGAAAAGGGTTCGGCTTTTGAAAGACCATGCCGACGCGGCGGCGCAGCAAGACCACGTCGGTTCCGGGCGCGTAGAGGTCTTCGCCGTCCAGCGCCACGCGGCCTTCGACGCGCGCTCCGGGGATCACGTCATTCATGCGGTTGAGCGTGCGGATCAGCGTTGACTTGCCGCACCCCGAAGGGCCGATGAAGGCCGTCACCTGCGCCGCTTGGATGTCGAGCGAGATGTTTTTCAATGCCCGCGTGCGGCCATAAAAGAAGCTCAGGTGGCCGACCTCGATCTTGGTTTCCGCGGCGGCTCCGAGTGACTGGCCGGCGATGGCCGAGGCGGACGATTGATGGTCTGTGCCCGGCTTAAGGCGCGGCTGCACGGTCGGCGCGGGGACGACGATTTGCGGCACCACGCGGGTGGGTTGCGATTCCATTTCGGCCTCTTGCGTGTCAGGTCGTTCGTTCATATTCTTGATCTGGACACGGGTCATTGATAACGATTTCTCGCCAGCACTTTAACGCTGACGTTGATGGCCAGAATCATGCCGACCAGTACCAGCGTCGCTGCCCATGCCATGGCGTGCCACTGTTCGTAAGGCGAGCCGGCGTAGTAATAAATCTGATAGGTCAAAGAGGCGATGGGACTCATGACATCTGTGCTCATGTAGTTATAGCTCAACGCCGTGAAGAGCAGCGGCGCGGTCTCGCCGGCGATGCGCGCGATGGCCAGCATCGCGCCCGTCGCCACGCCGCCCATCGCCGCGCGCAGCACGACGCCGAGGCTCATGCGCCAGACCGGCGCGCCGAGCGCCAGCGCCGCTTCGCGCATGCTCTGCGGCACCAGGCGGATCATCTCTTCTGTCGTTCGCGCCACAATCGGCATCATCAGGACGGCCAGGCTGGCGCCGCCGGCGAGCGCCGAAAAGTGGCCCATCGGTTTGACCAACACCGTCCAGGCGAAGACGCCGACGACAATCGAAGGCATCCCCGTCAGCGTGTCGATCAGGAAGCGCAAGATGATGCCGAAGCGGTTGGTGCTGAACTCGGCCAGGTAGAGCCCGGCCAGGATGCCGACCGGCAGGCCGATTGCCGAGGCGATGCCGATCAGAATCAACGTGCCGACGATGGCGTTGGCGATGCCGCTCCCGGGTTCGCCGAACGGCTTCGGGTCGTTGACCAGAAAGCTGAGGTTTAACTCTCTGACGCCGGTCACGCCGATGTAGCCGAGGATGAGCACCAGCGCGACGATGGCCAGCGCCGCCGCCGCGCTCGTCAGCCACGTCATCACACGGCTCAGGAGCTTGCGCCGCGCCAGGCTATGCATGCGCCACCTTCCCCTGGCCGCGGGTCACGGCGTAGACCAGCAGCCGCGCCGCCGCGTTAATGACGAAGGTAATGACGAAGAGGATCAGGCCCAGCTCGACCAGCGCGTTGCGGTGGATTTCCGAAGTCACCTCGGAGAATTCATTGGCAATCGCCGACGCAATCGTGAACGACGGGTCGAAGAGCGAGGCGGAGATTTCCGGGCGGTTGCCGATCACCATCGTCACCGCCATGGTCTCGCCGACGGCGCGGCCCAGGCCGAGGATGATCGCCCCTGTGATGCCTGAGCGGGCGTTCTGCAAGATGATGCGCGTCGCTTCCCAGCGCGTCGCGCCCAACGCCAGCGCCGCTTCGCGCTGCGCGGCCGGCACGGCGCGCAGCACATCGGTGGTCACGGAGGTAATGATCGGCACAACCATGATCGACAGGATAATGCCGGCGGTCAGCAGCCCCAGGCCGTTGATCTGCCCTTGAAACAGCGGCAGCGAGCCGAACGCTTTTTGCAGCGCCGGGTAGACGTGATCGCGCAGCAGCGGCGCCAGCACAAAGATGCCCCACAGTCCGTAGACGACGGATGGAATCGCCGCCAGCAACTGCACCAGAAAGGCAATGGGCGTGGCCAGCCTTCGCGGCGCGTGCTCGCTGAGAAAGATGGCGATGCCGAGACTCAAGGGCACGGCGATGATCAAGGCGATCAGCGACGACATCGCCGTGCCATAGATGAACGGCAGCGCCCCGAACTCTTCATGCACAGGGTCCCAGATCGAGCGGGTGATGAAGTCGAAGCCGAACTTTTCAAACGATAGCTGCGCATTCATCGCCATGTTGACGACGATGATGACGACCAGCCCGGCGACGACGAGCGCAAACATGAGCGTCGTCAGCTTGAACAACGAATCGGCCCAACGTCCCGAAGCGCGCGCGCGCTTAACCGGGCGCTTGGCAAGCGGCCCGGTGAGCGGGGGCGTTTGTCCTGTCGTCACGGTGTCCATGCGAAACCAGGAGGCTGAGGTCAGTCCTTTGCCTTCCGACCACGGGTCGGCTAGCTGCGCAGCGGCTTGCCCTGAAAGGTGATGGCTTTGATCTTCTCTTCGGCCTTCTTGACGACTTCCGCCGGCAGCGGCGCGTAGGACAACTCTTTAGCCATCTGCTCG
The DNA window shown above is from Blastocatellia bacterium and carries:
- a CDS encoding carbon-nitrogen hydrolase family protein codes for the protein MKIALASPRIAATVDDGLEKIKRLLAEAADGGAEIVCFPEAYLPGLRGQDFEVPPFDLSQQERALRAVAQWAAIYRVATILCMERVIEAGRQIAAFVIDARGEVQGYQTKNQLDPSEDRFYVPGHTRQLFAVNGLKFGVAICHEGWRYPETVRWAATRGAKIVFHPQHTGGEQAGVRLSEWGAAGSPYYEKAMMMRSIENTIYFASVNYALRFQESATSLIAPSGLCQAHLPYGEEGVLVAAINVEEATGLLAARYAPERYQEVTSE
- a CDS encoding response regulator, which codes for MASTDPPDSVITDICMPKVNGLELIRQMKAQPTLKRVPIIVISSAEPRDLRQAIDLGARAALPKPVEYIDLLDCLRDCLAPGYETRRRVRRGALSRAAWERRFS
- a CDS encoding ATP-binding protein — encoded protein: MKDLDRRIWLATLAAFGLFVAYETIKTLMFPRMSVVVSHVVTVVVVAALTYVVSRYALSRYGAALAEIERQTRMSEETNHLLAGVLATMREGVLIVDRDLRIVLYNDAATRVVKLPSRDAETRRRGDAGKEEADDHRTTVSASPRLRVSASPLRLIEATRDPLIHQAFRQALDQHAAVETLIEMAQVGGRSYQLNVTPLNDSLTVGVFFDITELQRLERVRREFFANLSHELRTPLTAILAYSETLLDGAIDDRDHNVRFLERLHKHAARMSELISDISDLSAIESGKVTLEPRPVRLRGVLGDVLSLAEARRGAAGIAVNIEVPDDLLVMADRARLEQILYNLIDNAIKFNRPEGRVTINTEQQNGRAMIHIEDTGVGIAAQDLPRIFERLYRADKSRSRRTEGTGLGLAIVKHLVQAHGGEISVRSELGHGSRFTFTLPLASTPAASPNGKSPR
- a CDS encoding response regulator transcription factor, with the protein product MEEPRPRSIVIVEDDEDIADSIRYNLERESFRVRVAATGEEALDLILERPPSLVLLDLNLPHMSGLEICRRLRAEAATARLPILILTARTDESDKVLGLNLGADDYITKPFSMRELVARVNAVLRRADGLEPARPVFDDGRLRIDPATFSVTCQGRDVRLTRKEFALLAELARNAGRVMTREALLDRVWGMTYYGDSRTLDVHIRRLRQKLGDPQIIETVTGVGYRMVDNRKHGE
- the phoU gene encoding phosphate signaling complex protein PhoU; translated protein: MHKRLIEDNLNLLRERLLMMGGAAEKAILLALRALVERDSELAERVIREDDAIDRMEVEIDQLCVDILVLKQPAAGDLRFVVSAARTAPTIERIADHAVNLAKHALALNDEPELEAQLDISKMGRIVQEMLVAGLDAFTSGDPERAQTTIARDDEVDSLYDQLYAGVIEAMMRNPAAVTRGAQWLFVLKHLERIADYVTNICEQIVYMARGQVIKHTIW
- the pstB gene encoding phosphate ABC transporter ATP-binding protein PstB is translated as MNERPDTQEAEMESQPTRVVPQIVVPAPTVQPRLKPGTDHQSSASAIAGQSLGAAAETKIEVGHLSFFYGRTRALKNISLDIQAAQVTAFIGPSGCGKSTLIRTLNRMNDVIPGARVEGRVALDGEDLYAPGTDVVLLRRRVGMVFQKPNPFPRSIFDNVAYGLRINRMTGSKSELAGRVEASLKAAALWDEVKDRLKQSALGLSGGQQQRVCIARALAVEPDVLLMDEPTSALDPIATQKIEELISELKERYTIVIVTHNMQQAARVSDMTALFWLGEMIEFNTTEKMFTRPDKRMTEDYITGRFG
- the pstA gene encoding phosphate ABC transporter permease PstA, which encodes MHSLARRKLLSRVMTWLTSAAAALAIVALVLILGYIGVTGVRELNLSFLVNDPKPFGEPGSGIANAIVGTLILIGIASAIGLPVGILAGLYLAEFSTNRFGIILRFLIDTLTGMPSIVVGVFAWTVLVKPMGHFSALAGGASLAVLMMPIVARTTEEMIRLVPQSMREAALALGAPVWRMSLGVVLRAAMGGVATGAMLAIARIAGETAPLLFTALSYNYMSTDVMSPIASLTYQIYYYAGSPYEQWHAMAWAATLVLVGMILAINVSVKVLARNRYQ
- the pstC gene encoding phosphate ABC transporter permease subunit PstC, coding for MTTGQTPPLTGPLAKRPVKRARASGRWADSLFKLTTLMFALVVAGLVVIIVVNMAMNAQLSFEKFGFDFITRSIWDPVHEEFGALPFIYGTAMSSLIALIIAVPLSLGIAIFLSEHAPRRLATPIAFLVQLLAAIPSVVYGLWGIFVLAPLLRDHVYPALQKAFGSLPLFQGQINGLGLLTAGIILSIMVVPIITSVTTDVLRAVPAAQREAALALGATRWEATRIILQNARSGITGAIILGLGRAVGETMAVTMVIGNRPEISASLFDPSFTIASAIANEFSEVTSEIHRNALVELGLILFVITFVINAAARLLVYAVTRGQGKVAHA